One window of Pleurodeles waltl isolate 20211129_DDA chromosome 3_1, aPleWal1.hap1.20221129, whole genome shotgun sequence genomic DNA carries:
- the LOC138283442 gene encoding gamma-crystallin 2-like, with product MGKIIFYEDRNFQGRCHECSGDCADLHSYFSRCNSIKVESGSWMIYERPNYMGHQYFLKTGDYPDYQQWLGFSDTIKSCRALPQQRGAHKIKIYEKEEFRGQTIEFLEDCPSVFDKFNYHDIHSCNVLEGYWIFYEQPNYRGRQYLLKPGEYRRFSDWGSLNARVGSFRRVLETY from the exons ATGGGGAAG ATCATCTTCTACGAGGACAGGAACTTCCAGGGCCGCTGCCATGAGTGCAGTGGTGATTGTGCTGACCTGCACTCCTACTTCAGTCGTTGCAATTCAATCAAAGTAGAAAGTGGCTCTTGGATGATCTATGAGCGCCCCAACTACATGGGCCACCAGTACTTCTTGAAAACGGGTGACTATCCTGACTACCAGCAGTGGTTGGGCTTCAGTGATACAATCAAATCCTGCCGTGCTCTGCCTCAG CAGAGAGGTGCCCACAAGATCAAGATCTATGAGAAGGAAGAATTCCGTGGCCAGACCATTGAATTCCTTGAAGACTGCCCTTCTGTCTTTGATAAGTTCAACTACCACGATATCCACTCTTGCAACGTGTTGGAGGGCTACTGGATCTTCTATGAACAGCCCAACTACAGAGGGCGCCAATACCTGCTGAAGCCTGGGGAGTACAGGAGATTCTCTGACTGGGGCTCCCTGAATGCCAGAGTCGGCTCCTTCAGGAGGGTTCTGGAAACATACTAA